Proteins from a genomic interval of Salipiger sp. CCB-MM3:
- a CDS encoding ABC transporter permease, giving the protein MRRHNGVLAILFHILFVAFMLGPILVVCAVAFTPNGYLSFPTSGLSLRWFKQIAEYPEFFRAAKTSLLLGTLSSTLALALATPAALGIARHRFPGRGTFSALFMSPLMIPQVVLGVALLRFFNQVGLAGTFGGLVLAHIIIIFPFTLRLTLASAIGMDPRLEQAATSLGAPRHVVFRRVVLPMVLPGMVSGWILAFIQSFDEVTMTVFIATPGTETLPVRMFAYITDNIDPLVTSVSACVIAVTAVLMVIADRLFGLDAILLGDPDARRK; this is encoded by the coding sequence ATGAGACGCCACAACGGAGTTCTCGCGATCCTGTTCCACATCCTGTTCGTGGCCTTCATGCTGGGTCCGATCCTCGTGGTCTGCGCCGTCGCCTTCACCCCCAACGGCTATTTGTCCTTCCCGACCAGCGGCCTGTCGCTGCGCTGGTTCAAGCAGATCGCCGAATACCCCGAGTTCTTTCGGGCGGCGAAGACCTCATTGCTGCTCGGGACGCTCTCCTCGACGCTGGCCCTGGCGCTGGCGACCCCGGCGGCGCTTGGCATCGCGCGCCACCGCTTCCCCGGCAGAGGCACGTTCAGCGCGCTGTTCATGTCGCCGCTGATGATCCCTCAGGTGGTGCTTGGCGTCGCGCTGCTGCGTTTCTTCAATCAGGTTGGGCTGGCGGGCACGTTCGGCGGGCTGGTGCTGGCGCATATCATCATCATCTTTCCCTTCACCCTGCGCCTGACGCTGGCCTCTGCCATTGGCATGGACCCGCGGCTGGAACAGGCGGCAACCTCGCTGGGCGCGCCGCGGCACGTGGTGTTCCGCCGCGTGGTGCTGCCGATGGTGCTGCCGGGAATGGTGTCGGGATGGATCCTCGCCTTCATCCAATCCTTCGATGAGGTGACGATGACCGTGTTCATCGCGACGCCGGGAACCGAGACGCTGCCGGTGCGCATGTTCGCCTATATCACCGACAACATCGATCCGCTGGTCACTTCCGTCTCGGCCTGCGTGATCGCGGTGACCGCCGTGCTGATGGTGATCGCGGACCGGTTGTTCGGGCTCGATGCGATCTTGCTCGGCGATCCTGACGCCCGCCGCAAATGA
- a CDS encoding LLM class flavin-dependent oxidoreductase, translating into MTSPRKMKLGLSLRYMGYHMAAWRLPDTPADGATHFEYFLESARKAEAACFDTIFFADGLAVRGTDKPAGALCRDMKNVELEPLTLLSAIAACTKHIGLVATASTSYNEPYHIARKYASLDHISGGRAGWNVVTSWSQQEAHNFNRDEHLSYDERYERAEEFVNVVSGLWDSWDEDAFIRDKDSGIFYDEAGRHVLDHQGRFFKVRGPLTSERTPQGRPLIFQAGASESGRRLGARVADVVYANSLTFEDAKAYYDDMKKRVAAFGRKPSDLAVMPGITLYIGRTQEEAQAKFDALQELIDPVIGLGVLYPFFGDLSQHDPDGPVPAPSANATVRSMADNLYNLAQSQGLSIRQLYQHAASANSQRFLIGTPESIADDLQHWVENGAADGFNICPAAMPSGLDDFVELLLPELRRRDLVRTEYEQATLRGNFGLSAPETGDIRARDYLASAPEPEKVMG; encoded by the coding sequence ATGACCTCTCCACGCAAGATGAAACTCGGCCTTTCGCTCCGCTACATGGGCTATCACATGGCAGCATGGCGCCTGCCCGACACGCCCGCCGACGGCGCGACGCATTTCGAGTATTTCCTCGAAAGCGCGCGCAAGGCCGAAGCCGCCTGTTTCGACACGATCTTCTTTGCCGATGGTCTGGCAGTGCGCGGCACCGACAAACCCGCCGGGGCGCTGTGCCGCGACATGAAGAACGTCGAGCTTGAGCCGCTGACGCTGCTCTCTGCCATCGCCGCCTGCACAAAGCATATCGGCCTCGTGGCGACCGCCTCGACCTCCTACAACGAGCCCTACCATATCGCCCGCAAATACGCCTCGCTCGACCACATCTCGGGCGGCCGCGCGGGCTGGAACGTCGTCACCTCTTGGTCGCAGCAGGAGGCGCATAACTTCAACCGCGACGAGCATCTGAGCTACGACGAGCGCTACGAGCGCGCCGAGGAATTCGTCAATGTCGTCTCTGGCCTCTGGGACAGCTGGGATGAGGATGCCTTCATTCGCGACAAGGACAGCGGCATTTTCTACGACGAGGCAGGCCGCCATGTGCTCGACCATCAAGGCCGGTTCTTCAAGGTGCGCGGGCCGCTGACGTCCGAGCGCACGCCGCAGGGCCGACCGCTGATTTTCCAAGCGGGCGCCTCCGAGTCTGGTCGGCGTCTCGGCGCTCGGGTCGCGGATGTGGTCTATGCCAACAGCCTGACCTTCGAGGACGCCAAGGCCTATTACGACGACATGAAAAAGCGCGTCGCCGCTTTCGGGCGCAAGCCGTCCGATCTGGCGGTCATGCCGGGCATCACGCTCTATATCGGGCGCACGCAGGAAGAGGCGCAGGCGAAGTTCGACGCGCTGCAGGAGCTGATTGATCCGGTGATCGGCCTCGGCGTGCTCTACCCGTTCTTTGGCGATCTGTCGCAGCACGACCCGGACGGCCCGGTCCCGGCCCCTTCGGCCAATGCCACGGTGCGCTCGATGGCCGACAACCTCTACAACCTTGCTCAGAGCCAGGGCCTCAGCATCCGCCAGCTTTATCAGCATGCCGCCTCGGCCAATTCCCAGCGATTCCTGATCGGCACCCCCGAAAGCATCGCGGATGACCTGCAGCACTGGGTGGAAAACGGTGCCGCCGACGGTTTCAACATCTGCCCCGCCGCGATGCCCAGCGGTCTTGATGATTTCGTCGAATTGCTGCTGCCCGAACTGCGCCGACGCGACCTCGTCCGCACCGAGTACGAGCAGGCAACGCTGCGCGGCAACTTCGGGCTTTCGGCGCCCGAGACCGGGGACATCCGCGCCCGCGACTATCTGGCAAGCGCGCCTGAGCCCGAGAAGGTGATGGGCTGA
- a CDS encoding glycosyltransferase family 4 protein, with translation MRPCSFAIPGDHRQKTGGFIYERRLLEELQATGRELRHIALPAGAAAAEQGTALRREVSGALEALPPEQPLILDGLVFAAMRPEALARLRCRVVAMLHHPMGMEQGLPADLARQLLAQERANLSLAAEIVVTSPHTRQTYIDLGADPARITVALPGYDGPRDLPRVEAGPRILSVGLLTPRKGHDVLIRALAQVADLAWSARIVGKTHSADYAADLAALIEDTELRGRVELAGELPDAALAEAYRSARIFALATRYEGYGMALAEALCHGLPIVTCAAGAVPGTVGDAALLAPPDDPEAFAEHLRQLLTSPATREDLAARSRALGRALPRWRDTAAVMGRVLDGL, from the coding sequence ATGAGACCCTGCAGCTTTGCCATCCCCGGCGATCACCGCCAGAAGACCGGCGGCTTCATCTACGAGCGCCGCCTGCTGGAGGAATTGCAAGCGACAGGCCGCGAGCTGCGCCATATCGCGCTGCCCGCAGGGGCGGCGGCGGCGGAGCAGGGCACGGCGCTGCGCCGCGAGGTCTCGGGCGCGTTGGAGGCGCTGCCGCCCGAGCAGCCGCTGATCCTCGACGGGCTGGTCTTTGCCGCCATGCGCCCCGAGGCGCTGGCCCGGCTGCGCTGCCGGGTGGTGGCGATGCTGCATCATCCCATGGGCATGGAGCAGGGGCTGCCTGCCGATCTCGCGCGGCAGCTGCTGGCGCAGGAGCGGGCGAACCTGTCGCTGGCGGCAGAGATCGTCGTCACCAGCCCGCACACGCGGCAGACTTACATAGACCTCGGGGCCGATCCCGCGCGGATCACCGTGGCGCTGCCGGGCTATGACGGGCCGCGCGATCTGCCGCGCGTCGAGGCCGGGCCGCGCATCCTCTCGGTCGGCCTGCTGACGCCGCGCAAGGGGCATGACGTGCTGATCCGGGCGCTGGCGCAGGTCGCCGATCTTGCGTGGAGCGCGCGTATCGTCGGCAAGACCCATAGCGCAGATTATGCCGCCGATCTGGCCGCGCTGATCGAGGATACGGAGCTGCGCGGGCGGGTCGAGCTTGCCGGGGAACTGCCCGATGCGGCGCTTGCCGAGGCCTATCGCAGCGCGCGGATCTTTGCGCTGGCCACGCGTTACGAGGGCTACGGCATGGCGCTGGCCGAGGCGCTCTGCCATGGGCTGCCCATCGTCACCTGTGCCGCCGGGGCAGTGCCCGGTACGGTCGGAGATGCGGCGCTGCTGGCGCCCCCCGATGATCCCGAGGCCTTCGCCGAGCACCTGCGCCAGCTGCTCACCTCGCCCGCCACGCGCGAGGATCTTGCCGCCCGTTCCCGCGCGCTCGGCCGCGCCCTGCCGCGCTGGCGCGATACGGCAGCGGTGATGGGGCGCGTGCTGGACGGGCTTTAA
- a CDS encoding ABC transporter permease has translation MSAGPAALRLPRPLPRGLGILLGLMLGLLIWEGLARATAGSFIIAAPSQIAAYMARHSGLLWRAFGTTLAAAAQGFVWGNLVGVLLALLAVLLPRGERLLATLALLVFCLPLVATGPILRVLYGPGTGPQVTLAALAVYYTTFLPVLVGLRAAPQGWFDLLRSYGRGRMTALREVRLPAALPYLVAGLQIAAPAAFLGAMVGEFTGAERGLGVLTVRALRALDPPATWAIAVIAAGVSMLAFAAVGALGRRLDLAPPEVLIAAPVARSRRVWHAPAQALLALGVTLLIWKGSMEIFALPRFFAKRPEDVWSYLFTSPGAEAQRARLFGALAETLALAGPGYLAGLGLGAGLALLLALLPRLAGAVIPLSIALRSIPIIATAPLIVWALGRGAAGTITVVAVMIFFPTLIACQHGLARTPRAVLDLFEVYAASPLRRLIGAQLPAMLPAFFASARMAIPAAILAVTTAEWLATGRGIGALMATVASTSDYGMLWSAIALVGLAAVLAHALVAALERAVLARTSAEQLAR, from the coding sequence ATGAGCGCAGGCCCCGCCGCCCTGCGCCTGCCCCGCCCGCTGCCGCGCGGGCTGGGGATTTTGCTGGGCCTGATGCTGGGGCTGCTGATCTGGGAGGGCCTTGCCCGCGCCACCGCAGGCAGTTTCATCATCGCCGCGCCGAGCCAGATCGCCGCCTATATGGCCCGCCATTCAGGGCTGCTCTGGCGGGCCTTCGGCACCACGCTGGCGGCGGCGGCGCAGGGCTTTGTCTGGGGCAATCTTGTGGGGGTGCTGCTGGCGCTTCTGGCGGTGCTGCTGCCGCGCGGCGAGCGGCTGCTGGCGACGCTGGCGCTGCTGGTCTTCTGCCTGCCGCTGGTGGCCACCGGGCCGATCCTGCGGGTGCTTTACGGGCCCGGCACCGGCCCGCAGGTGACGCTGGCGGCGCTGGCGGTCTATTACACCACCTTTCTGCCGGTGCTGGTGGGGCTGCGCGCCGCGCCGCAGGGCTGGTTCGATCTGCTGCGCAGCTACGGGCGCGGGCGGATGACCGCGCTGCGCGAGGTGCGGCTGCCCGCGGCGCTGCCTTATCTGGTGGCCGGTCTGCAGATCGCCGCGCCTGCGGCCTTCCTCGGGGCGATGGTCGGCGAGTTCACCGGCGCCGAGCGCGGTCTTGGCGTGCTGACCGTGCGGGCGCTGCGGGCGCTCGACCCGCCCGCCACATGGGCCATTGCAGTAATCGCCGCCGGGGTCTCGATGCTGGCCTTCGCGGCGGTGGGCGCGCTTGGCCGCAGGCTCGACCTTGCCCCGCCCGAAGTGCTGATTGCCGCGCCCGTGGCGCGCAGCCGCCGGGTCTGGCACGCGCCCGCGCAAGCGCTGCTGGCGCTTGGTGTCACGCTGCTGATCTGGAAGGGCAGCATGGAGATCTTTGCCCTGCCGCGGTTCTTCGCCAAACGCCCCGAGGATGTCTGGAGCTACCTGTTCACCAGCCCGGGCGCCGAGGCGCAGCGCGCCCGGCTCTTCGGCGCGCTTGCCGAGACGTTGGCGCTGGCCGGACCGGGCTATCTGGCCGGGCTGGGGCTGGGCGCGGGGCTCGCGCTGCTGCTGGCGCTGCTGCCGCGTCTTGCGGGGGCGGTGATCCCGCTGTCGATCGCCCTGCGCTCGATCCCGATCATCGCCACCGCGCCGCTGATCGTCTGGGCGCTGGGGCGCGGCGCGGCGGGCACCATCACCGTGGTCGCGGTGATGATCTTTTTCCCGACGCTGATCGCCTGTCAGCACGGGCTCGCCCGCACGCCGCGCGCGGTGCTCGATCTCTTCGAGGTCTATGCTGCCAGCCCGCTGCGCCGTCTCATCGGCGCGCAGCTGCCCGCCATGCTGCCCGCCTTCTTCGCCTCGGCGCGCATGGCCATTCCCGCCGCCATCCTCGCCGTCACCACCGCCGAATGGCTGGCGACCGGGCGCGGCATCGGCGCGCTTATGGCGACGGTGGCTTCGACCTCGGATTACGGCATGCTGTGGAGCGCCATCGCCCTCGTCGGGCTGGCGGCGGTGCTGGCGCATGCGCTGGTGGCCGCGCTCGAACGTGCGGTGCTGGCCCGCACCAGCGCCGAGCAGCTTGCGCGATGA